The following are encoded together in the Magnetococcales bacterium genome:
- a CDS encoding histidine phosphatase family protein, whose amino-acid sequence MIPPDYKNRSGDTGLVIDLLRHGAPVGGVKYRGSLDDPLAPEGWDAMWNTTRIHGPWDRIYSSPLRRCAEFAHALGERLHLQPEINPSLREMSFGAWEGKTSAEILATDADRLTRFWKNPLDNPPPGGDHLRDVQIRLRALWNDTLTHPQGNGERILVVAHGGVIRVLLGLVLFTPLEHLSRISVPYAAMARIRIDRVGDTIMPRLIFCGVTGSRNG is encoded by the coding sequence ATGATCCCACCCGACTACAAAAATCGCTCCGGCGACACCGGACTGGTCATCGATCTGCTGCGTCACGGCGCTCCCGTAGGCGGGGTGAAGTATCGAGGTTCCCTGGACGACCCCCTGGCCCCGGAAGGATGGGACGCCATGTGGAACACCACCCGCATTCACGGCCCCTGGGACCGGATCTACTCCTCGCCCCTGCGCCGCTGCGCCGAATTCGCCCATGCCCTGGGGGAACGGCTCCACCTCCAGCCGGAAATCAATCCCTCCTTGCGGGAGATGAGCTTCGGAGCCTGGGAAGGCAAAACCTCCGCCGAAATCCTGGCCACGGACGCGGACCGTCTCACCCGTTTCTGGAAAAATCCCCTCGACAACCCTCCGCCGGGAGGTGACCATCTGCGGGATGTGCAGATCCGGCTGCGGGCCTTGTGGAACGATACCCTCACCCATCCCCAAGGCAACGGGGAACGGATTCTGGTGGTGGCCCATGGCGGGGTGATCCGGGTTCTGCTGGGACTGGTGCTGTTCACGCCTTTGGAACACCTCTCCCGCATCTCCGTGCCCTATGCCGCCATGGCCCGCATCCGCATTGACCGGGTTGGCGACACCATCATGCCCAGACTGATCTTTTGCGGCGTCACCGGATCCCGCAACGGATAA
- the cobT gene encoding nicotinate-nucleotide--dimethylbenzimidazole phosphoribosyltransferase, whose translation MTSTWLHQPIKPISASMAQAARNHFARLPGPPGALGALEEIAERLAAMQHRPDPSADPCQITVFAADHGVANAGVSGMSVEVTPTLLHSCLNGTSASAVMARTFGIHHEVVDVGLFHDPGALPGLIRQRVGNGTTDFRTTPAMSEPQLAAALAAGREAVERAAHNGCRIFIGGEIGAGKTTSAGAVACALLGIPPETVAGPGAGIPAETLVIKAQAIQSAVDHHQRFFSTPLDVLRRLGGFETVALCGAYVTCGRLGITAIVDGFCASVAALVAVTLHPPLKQWLFFGHRAAEPGQYAVFRSLETRPLLNLDMRLGEGTGALAALPLLRAACALLNETAPPTP comes from the coding sequence GTGACTTCCACTTGGCTGCACCAACCGATCAAACCAATCTCCGCATCCATGGCGCAGGCGGCACGCAACCATTTTGCCCGACTTCCCGGCCCGCCAGGGGCGTTGGGCGCCCTGGAAGAGATCGCGGAACGCTTGGCCGCCATGCAGCATCGGCCTGATCCGTCCGCCGACCCGTGCCAGATCACCGTATTCGCCGCCGATCACGGCGTGGCCAACGCGGGCGTGTCGGGCATGTCGGTCGAGGTGACCCCGACCCTGCTGCACAGTTGCCTGAACGGCACCAGCGCCAGCGCCGTGATGGCCCGTACCTTCGGGATTCACCACGAAGTGGTGGATGTGGGACTGTTTCACGATCCGGGCGCCCTGCCGGGCCTGATCCGCCAACGGGTCGGCAACGGCACCACCGACTTTCGCACCACCCCGGCCATGAGCGAACCGCAACTCGCCGCCGCCTTGGCCGCCGGTCGGGAGGCCGTGGAACGCGCCGCGCACAACGGCTGCCGGATCTTCATCGGCGGAGAGATCGGCGCAGGCAAAACCACCTCGGCGGGAGCCGTGGCCTGCGCCCTGTTGGGCATTCCCCCGGAAACCGTGGCCGGTCCCGGTGCCGGTATCCCGGCTGAAACCCTGGTGATCAAGGCCCAGGCGATCCAAAGCGCCGTGGATCATCATCAACGCTTCTTTTCCACGCCTCTGGATGTGCTGCGCCGTCTGGGAGGATTCGAGACCGTGGCCTTGTGCGGGGCCTACGTCACCTGTGGCCGACTGGGCATCACCGCCATCGTGGATGGTTTCTGCGCCTCGGTGGCCGCTCTGGTGGCCGTGACTCTGCATCCCCCCCTCAAACAATGGCTCTTCTTCGGACACCGGGCCGCCGAACCCGGTCAATACGCCGTTTTCCGCAGCCTGGAAACCCGCCCGCTCCTCAACCTGGATATGCGTCTGGGAGAGGGCACCGGCGCCCTGGCCGCACTGCCACTGCTGCGCGCCGCCTGCGCTCTGCTCAACGAGACCGCACCACCCACGCCATGA
- a CDS encoding arginine--tRNA ligase, giving the protein MREIVIGLVARSLERLAGEGVLSRELAAAFLDRGAEFKVERPREKSHGDFSTNAALVLSRMAGMKPRELAQRLLAAMPTDQTAGVRCEIAGPGFINFHFSPERLRGLIPEIASRGPSYGRSRSGAGQRVLVEFVSANPTGPMHVGHGRGAVTGDAIARLLSAIGCEVEREYYINDAGAQIDVLGRSVLYRYRECLGREVVAPPDYYPGEYVIEIARALIDRDGERWLERCDYLARDHAADKSGLERPPVEVVDFAISWVMREIRADLESMRIHFDHWFSERTLHAEGGIDRALAHLSAHDWIHEGVLEPPKGREVAASEESDSRVQLLFRSSRLGDDSDRPLLKADGTPTYFAADIAYHFHKAQRGYTRLVDVWGADHGGYVKRVQAALEAMTGQKDLLDVVLTQMVNLTQGGKQVRMSKRAGTFVTLREVLDETGADAVRFWFLTRSSGAGLDFDLDLAKSRSNDNPVFYVQYAHARVYSLHAKLKERALPEVEGDLSRLTAAEEMDLIRLLGLFPETVEGAALSREPHRVTYYLSELAAAFHGYYNNYRILDEDPDLRGARLALVRAAGQVIANGLDLLGVSAPESM; this is encoded by the coding sequence ATGCGGGAGATTGTCATTGGACTCGTGGCCCGCAGTCTGGAACGGCTGGCCGGAGAAGGGGTTTTGTCCAGAGAGTTGGCGGCTGCGTTTCTGGATCGGGGAGCGGAATTCAAGGTGGAGCGCCCCCGGGAGAAGTCCCATGGGGATTTTTCCACCAACGCTGCGTTGGTTCTGTCCCGCATGGCGGGAATGAAGCCCAGGGAGTTGGCCCAGCGGCTGCTTGCTGCCATGCCCACGGATCAGACCGCCGGGGTGCGTTGCGAGATCGCCGGACCGGGTTTCATCAATTTTCATTTCTCCCCGGAGCGGTTGCGTGGACTGATTCCGGAAATCGCCAGCCGTGGTCCCTCCTATGGCCGTTCCCGCAGCGGGGCCGGACAGCGGGTGTTGGTGGAGTTCGTTTCGGCCAACCCCACGGGGCCGATGCATGTGGGGCATGGCCGGGGCGCGGTGACCGGGGATGCCATCGCCCGTCTGTTGTCCGCCATCGGCTGCGAAGTGGAGCGGGAGTATTACATCAACGACGCCGGCGCCCAGATCGACGTGTTGGGCCGGTCGGTGCTGTATCGCTATCGGGAGTGTCTGGGCCGGGAGGTGGTGGCCCCTCCGGATTATTATCCCGGGGAATATGTGATCGAAATCGCCCGCGCCCTGATCGATCGGGATGGGGAGCGGTGGCTGGAGCGTTGCGACTATCTGGCCCGTGACCATGCGGCGGATAAAAGCGGCCTGGAAAGACCCCCCGTGGAGGTGGTGGATTTTGCCATCTCCTGGGTCATGCGGGAGATCCGCGCCGATCTGGAATCCATGCGGATCCACTTCGACCACTGGTTTTCCGAACGCACCCTGCACGCGGAAGGGGGCATCGATCGGGCACTGGCCCATCTGTCGGCCCATGACTGGATCCACGAAGGGGTGCTGGAACCCCCCAAGGGACGGGAGGTGGCCGCGTCTGAGGAGTCGGACAGCCGGGTGCAGTTGCTGTTTCGCTCCTCCCGACTGGGGGATGACTCGGATCGCCCCTTGTTGAAGGCGGATGGCACCCCCACCTATTTCGCCGCCGACATCGCCTATCATTTCCACAAGGCCCAGCGGGGCTATACCCGATTGGTGGATGTGTGGGGCGCGGATCATGGCGGTTATGTCAAGCGGGTCCAGGCCGCCTTGGAGGCCATGACCGGCCAGAAGGATCTGCTGGACGTGGTGTTGACCCAGATGGTCAATCTGACCCAGGGAGGCAAGCAGGTGCGCATGTCCAAGCGGGCCGGAACCTTCGTGACCCTGCGGGAGGTGCTGGACGAAACCGGAGCCGATGCGGTGCGTTTCTGGTTTTTGACCCGCTCGTCGGGTGCCGGACTGGATTTCGATTTGGATCTGGCCAAGTCCAGGAGCAACGACAATCCGGTTTTTTATGTGCAGTATGCCCACGCTCGGGTCTACTCTTTGCATGCGAAGCTCAAGGAGAGAGCGTTGCCGGAGGTGGAGGGGGATTTATCCCGTTTGACCGCCGCCGAAGAGATGGATTTGATTCGTCTGCTCGGGTTGTTCCCCGAAACCGTGGAAGGCGCGGCCTTGAGTCGCGAGCCGCATCGCGTGACCTATTATCTGTCGGAACTGGCGGCGGCGTTTCATGGCTATTATAATAATTATCGCATTCTGGATGAGGATCCGGATTTGCGTGGTGCCCGATTGGCGCTTGTCCGTGCGGCTGGACAGGTGATTGCCAACGGGTTGGATTTGTTGGGTGTTTCCGCTCCGGAATCAATGTGA
- a CDS encoding SPOR domain-containing protein has translation MNPRYPTSRQFRRHRSRKLGRPLLLLGLMAGVALYWIFSSSPAPRKPEVAAVSESRNLEEEIAAHLKTTQPAAVTPPPAAEHGRHDNKEKDKEKEKAGASGDGRRIAMIDPPSLTDPTGRLEAPETPVPSEGSAAANHAPKPFTPIPVQARKPFESPKSSDAAKSTESSKSADAAKSVSPGGKSGDKNKAEPESTAEKNPSGEHEAKKSSEPEDPPMPSAPKELAPKARPPDVPITFYEELPKRKVIVPLEEPVENASSAKSTTNVAADAPPPRSPATPEKNGARTGPYVVQLAVFNDAQRAATMAGDLQKKGVPARVVKSKDGTLYRIRLGPFPTHAEATRSVTQWKLGGQSTLIFQDNEG, from the coding sequence GTGAATCCCCGTTATCCCACTTCCAGGCAGTTCCGGCGTCACCGGAGCCGAAAATTGGGTCGTCCCTTGCTGCTGTTGGGCTTGATGGCGGGCGTGGCTTTGTATTGGATTTTTTCCTCTTCCCCGGCGCCCCGGAAACCGGAGGTGGCTGCGGTTTCGGAGAGCAGAAACCTGGAAGAGGAGATCGCCGCCCATCTCAAGACCACGCAACCGGCTGCGGTGACCCCGCCTCCCGCGGCAGAACACGGACGCCACGACAACAAGGAAAAGGACAAGGAAAAAGAAAAAGCGGGAGCCTCAGGGGATGGTCGCAGAATTGCCATGATCGATCCCCCCTCCCTGACCGATCCCACGGGCCGGCTGGAGGCCCCGGAAACCCCGGTGCCCTCCGAAGGATCGGCTGCGGCCAACCATGCCCCGAAGCCGTTCACGCCAATACCGGTCCAGGCCAGGAAACCCTTCGAGAGTCCCAAGTCGTCGGACGCCGCCAAATCCACCGAATCGTCCAAGAGCGCAGACGCGGCCAAATCCGTCTCTCCGGGGGGCAAATCCGGCGACAAGAACAAAGCGGAACCGGAATCCACCGCAGAGAAAAATCCGTCGGGAGAGCATGAAGCGAAAAAAAGCAGCGAACCCGAAGATCCCCCCATGCCTTCCGCGCCCAAGGAGTTGGCTCCCAAGGCGCGTCCGCCGGATGTGCCGATCACTTTTTATGAAGAGTTGCCCAAACGCAAGGTGATCGTGCCCCTGGAAGAACCGGTGGAAAACGCCAGCAGCGCCAAATCCACCACCAACGTTGCCGCCGATGCGCCGCCCCCCCGTTCTCCCGCCACGCCGGAGAAAAATGGCGCCCGCACGGGTCCTTATGTGGTGCAATTGGCGGTGTTCAACGACGCCCAGCGCGCCGCCACCATGGCCGGAGACCTCCAGAAAAAAGGCGTGCCCGCCCGGGTGGTCAAAAGCAAGGATGGCACTTTGTATCGGATCCGTTTGGGTCCGTTCCCGACCCATGCCGAGGCCACCCGTTCCGTGACCCAATGGAAACTGGGTGGACAATCCACGTTGATTTTTCAAGATAACGAGGGATAA
- a CDS encoding PilZ domain-containing protein, translating into MAFNRAERIKVLARVLLELPNRRAYIGNTVDVSESGVYFEIGYPAIEIDLEEIGLFHLMPLIMRSIMPCKVARLTPEGIAIQFLDIPPPGLISQLKPATLPC; encoded by the coding sequence ATGGCTTTCAATCGGGCGGAACGCATCAAGGTCCTGGCGAGGGTTTTGCTGGAATTGCCGAACCGTCGGGCCTACATCGGCAACACGGTCGATGTCAGTGAAAGCGGGGTCTATTTTGAGATTGGCTATCCAGCGATCGAAATCGACCTGGAGGAGATCGGGCTGTTTCACCTGATGCCCCTGATCATGCGCTCCATCATGCCCTGCAAGGTGGCACGCCTGACTCCAGAGGGCATTGCGATTCAATTTCTCGACATCCCGCCTCCAGGGCTGATTTCCCAACTGAAACCGGCTACACTCCCATGCTGA
- a CDS encoding CoB--CoM heterodisulfide reductase iron-sulfur subunit B family protein → MKEYTFFPGCSSEHNASAANMENSIQSMCRILGIQLNEIDDWNCCSASIGYAGGGQLPRMAMSARNFALAQKQKGNTDLVATCAACWLSMRETNERIEEEPRIKQDINTALAEAGLSYDGHIKTRHMVEVLIEDIGWETLKSKVTKPLTGLKAAGYVGCQTNRPFGVCGDSYENPLYLDKMIEATGATAVPFPMKVACCGGALMFSETEKACVLTKQILQSAVDNGAEVIITPCPVCQLNLEVYQGMINKTLGTHFNIPILYYSQLFVLAWGGSWQEAALHQQVIPAEPLRRFA, encoded by the coding sequence ATGAAGGAGTACACTTTCTTTCCTGGATGCAGTTCCGAACACAACGCCTCAGCCGCCAACATGGAGAACTCGATTCAATCCATGTGTCGCATCCTGGGCATCCAGCTCAACGAAATCGACGACTGGAACTGCTGTAGCGCCTCCATCGGCTACGCCGGCGGTGGACAGCTTCCCCGCATGGCCATGTCGGCGCGCAACTTCGCCCTGGCCCAGAAACAAAAAGGCAACACGGATCTGGTGGCCACCTGCGCCGCCTGCTGGCTCTCCATGCGGGAGACCAACGAGCGCATCGAAGAAGAACCCCGCATCAAACAGGACATCAACACCGCCCTGGCCGAAGCCGGACTCTCCTACGATGGACACATCAAGACCCGTCACATGGTGGAAGTGCTCATCGAGGACATCGGCTGGGAGACCCTGAAATCCAAGGTCACCAAGCCCCTCACCGGCCTCAAGGCGGCGGGATATGTGGGCTGTCAGACCAACCGCCCCTTCGGCGTGTGCGGCGACAGCTACGAAAATCCCCTCTATCTGGACAAGATGATCGAAGCCACCGGTGCCACGGCGGTCCCCTTCCCCATGAAGGTGGCCTGTTGCGGCGGCGCACTGATGTTCTCGGAAACGGAAAAAGCCTGCGTCCTGACCAAGCAGATCCTGCAATCCGCGGTGGACAACGGCGCCGAGGTGATCATCACCCCCTGCCCGGTCTGCCAATTGAACCTGGAAGTCTATCAGGGCATGATCAACAAAACCCTGGGCACCCATTTCAACATTCCGATCCTCTACTACTCCCAGCTCTTCGTCCTGGCCTGGGGCGGAAGCTGGCAGGAAGCGGCTTTGCATCAGCAGGTAATCCCGGCTGAACCCCTGCGCCGTTTCGCCTGA
- a CDS encoding 4Fe-4S dicluster domain-containing protein: MAYDLSFAKDVYNKSEMGHWIKMCMQCGVCAGSCPLRAHWQHSPRQLFQMVRAGKRDEVLKSSDMWMCTSCYNCIVRCPRELPITHIIHGLARYAETEKAVDPMQPTRRFAVEVFWKNITATGRVGEAMLTMRLYFQDGIGAGIQRGLEMRDSALGMLKTRRLNPIPFRGKIKGYDGFTKMLAKAAELEAKLENKA, translated from the coding sequence ATGGCTTACGACCTGTCTTTCGCCAAAGACGTCTACAACAAGTCCGAAATGGGCCACTGGATCAAGATGTGCATGCAGTGCGGCGTATGCGCGGGCTCCTGCCCCCTGCGCGCCCATTGGCAGCACTCGCCCCGGCAACTGTTCCAGATGGTGCGCGCCGGCAAACGCGACGAGGTGCTGAAAAGCTCCGACATGTGGATGTGCACCTCGTGCTACAACTGCATTGTCCGCTGCCCCCGCGAACTGCCCATCACCCACATCATCCACGGATTGGCCCGCTACGCCGAAACCGAAAAAGCGGTCGATCCCATGCAGCCCACCCGTCGCTTCGCCGTGGAGGTGTTCTGGAAGAACATCACCGCCACGGGACGTGTCGGCGAAGCCATGCTCACCATGCGGCTTTATTTCCAGGATGGCATCGGCGCCGGGATTCAACGCGGTCTGGAAATGCGCGACTCCGCCCTGGGCATGCTCAAGACCCGCCGTCTCAATCCCATCCCCTTCCGGGGCAAGATCAAAGGATATGACGGCTTTACGAAAATGTTGGCAAAAGCCGCCGAACTTGAGGCAAAACTGGAGAACAAGGCATGA
- a CDS encoding hydrogenase iron-sulfur subunit, whose protein sequence is MEPKKIGCYICTGCGIGDALDLKALKAIASKEQKIPVVKDHALLCGAEGVAMIQKDLDEGTVNAVIIAACSHREKSAEFRFDIDLMDRVDLRDKCLWVQDVKDGDETAEEDRQMMAEDYLRLGSIKIKKMNVPDPFLHSEGSKDVLVVGGGLAGLTAARDIAKAGYQAVLVEKSDVLGGKMNTMFKVTPDNKPPYRDLADNFIGALISEVEADNRIKIFKNATVTKTSGQPGQFDLIIKNATSTKEVRVGSIVVTTGFDLYDPTKLPSSLGYGASPDVVTSDEFEKMAKEGKIVRKSDGQPAKRVAFALCAGQRDKEHLDYCSGACCIYSMKQAMYVIDQYGADASTYLVYQEIRTPGQMEDFYRKVQEEGGVFIKGDVTEVAGNPKGGVVVKVKDHLIRANESLDVDLLVLATGMVSTVDTLDPNSPSPVGTGRDELPGSILNLQYRQGPSLPRLGANGFPDSHFICFPYETRRTGIYVAGPARRPMGIAATMTDASGAALKAIQAVEAVAQGVAVHPRSGDLSFPSYRAEGCTQCKRCTEECPFGAINEDDKGNPLFNPARCRRCSTCMGACPQKIISFANYSVDMISTMIKEIEIPEEDEEKPRILVFACTNDAVPALDMMGRLRSPISPYIRIIPLRCMGSLSLVWIADAMSKGFDGVLLMGCRHGDNYQCHNVRGSALAENRLSKVSETLQRLKLESNRVKMVEVNIMDAETLPGVIGDFVEQISNLNPNPYKGF, encoded by the coding sequence AAGGAACAAAAAATTCCGGTGGTCAAGGATCACGCCCTGCTGTGCGGCGCCGAAGGGGTGGCCATGATCCAAAAGGATCTGGATGAGGGCACGGTCAACGCCGTCATCATCGCCGCCTGTTCCCATCGCGAAAAGAGCGCCGAGTTCCGCTTCGACATCGATCTGATGGATCGGGTGGATCTGCGGGACAAATGTCTTTGGGTGCAGGATGTCAAGGACGGAGACGAAACCGCCGAAGAAGACCGCCAGATGATGGCGGAAGACTATCTGCGCCTCGGCTCCATCAAAATCAAGAAGATGAACGTCCCGGATCCGTTCCTGCACTCCGAAGGCTCCAAGGATGTGCTGGTGGTGGGTGGCGGTCTGGCCGGCCTCACGGCGGCCCGCGACATCGCCAAAGCGGGCTATCAGGCCGTGCTGGTGGAAAAAAGCGATGTCTTGGGCGGCAAAATGAACACCATGTTCAAAGTCACCCCGGACAACAAACCGCCCTATCGGGATCTGGCGGACAACTTTATCGGTGCCCTCATCTCCGAAGTGGAAGCGGACAACCGCATCAAGATCTTCAAGAACGCCACGGTCACCAAGACCTCCGGACAGCCGGGCCAGTTCGATCTCATCATCAAGAACGCCACCAGCACCAAAGAGGTCCGGGTCGGCAGCATTGTGGTGACTACGGGCTTCGACCTGTACGATCCCACCAAACTGCCCTCCTCCCTGGGCTACGGCGCCTCACCGGATGTGGTGACCAGCGACGAATTCGAAAAAATGGCCAAAGAAGGCAAGATCGTCCGCAAATCCGACGGTCAACCCGCCAAACGGGTCGCCTTTGCCCTATGCGCCGGACAACGGGACAAGGAACATCTGGATTACTGCTCCGGCGCCTGCTGCATCTACTCGATGAAACAGGCGATGTATGTGATCGATCAGTACGGGGCGGACGCCTCCACCTATCTGGTCTATCAGGAAATCCGCACCCCGGGCCAGATGGAGGATTTCTATCGCAAGGTCCAGGAAGAAGGCGGCGTCTTCATCAAGGGTGATGTCACCGAAGTGGCCGGCAATCCCAAGGGCGGTGTGGTGGTCAAGGTGAAAGATCACCTGATCCGCGCCAACGAATCCCTGGATGTGGATCTGCTGGTGCTGGCCACAGGCATGGTCTCCACCGTGGATACCCTGGATCCCAACTCCCCCTCCCCCGTGGGCACGGGACGGGATGAACTCCCGGGTTCGATCCTCAATCTCCAGTATCGCCAGGGACCTAGCCTGCCCCGTCTGGGGGCCAATGGCTTCCCGGATTCCCATTTCATCTGTTTTCCCTACGAGACCCGGCGTACCGGCATCTATGTGGCTGGTCCGGCCCGACGCCCCATGGGCATCGCCGCCACCATGACCGACGCCTCCGGCGCGGCCCTGAAAGCCATCCAGGCCGTGGAAGCCGTGGCCCAAGGTGTGGCGGTCCATCCCCGCTCCGGTGACCTCTCCTTCCCCTCCTATCGGGCGGAAGGCTGCACCCAGTGCAAACGCTGCACCGAGGAGTGTCCCTTCGGCGCCATCAACGAAGACGACAAGGGCAATCCTTTGTTCAATCCGGCCCGGTGCCGGCGGTGCAGCACCTGCATGGGTGCCTGCCCGCAGAAGATCATCTCCTTCGCCAACTACTCGGTGGATATGATCAGCACCATGATCAAGGAAATCGAGATCCCGGAAGAAGACGAGGAAAAACCCCGCATTCTGGTCTTCGCCTGCACCAACGACGCGGTTCCGGCCCTGGACATGATGGGTCGTCTGCGCAGCCCCATCAGCCCTTACATCCGGATCATCCCCCTGCGCTGCATGGGATCGTTGAGCTTGGTGTGGATCGCGGACGCCATGTCCAAGGGTTTCGACGGCGTGCTGCTCATGGGATGTCGTCACGGCGACAACTACCAGTGCCACAATGTGCGCGGTTCGGCCCTGGCGGAAAACCGTCTGAGCAAGGTCTCCGAGACCCTGCAACGCCTGAAACTGGAATCCAATCGGGTGAAAATGGTCGAAGTGAACATCATGGACGCCGAAACCCTTCCGGGGGTGATCGGTGATTTCGTGGAGCAGATCAGCAACCTGAACCCCAACCCCTACAAGGGTTTCTAA